The sequence ggcctttccctgctccccgAAAATCCAGGATTGCTCCCAGCACCCCTGGAATGGGCACAGGGGGTTCCCGagcctttccctcatcccaGAAAATTCGGGATTTCTCCTTGGAATGGGCGGGCACAGGGGCTTTTTCCTGCTCCCAGAAAATCCGGGATTGCTCCCAGCACACCTGGGACGGGCACAGGAGGCTCTTCCAGCTCTTCCCTCATCCCAGAAAATTCGGGATTTCTCCTTGGAATGGGCGGGCACGGGGGCCTTTCCCTGATCCCCGAAAATCCGGGATTGCTCCCAGCAcacctgggatgggcacagggggtTCCCGagcctttccctcatcccaGAAAATTCGGGATTTCTCCTTGGAATGGGCGGGCACAggggcctttccctgctccccaaaAATCGGGGATTGTTCCCAGCACACCTGGGACGGGCACAGGGGGTTCCCGagcctttccctcatcccaGAAAATTCGGGATTTCTCCTTGGAATGGGCGGGCACAggggcctttccctgctccccaaaAATCGGGGATTGCTCCCAGCACACCTGGGACGGGCACAGGGGGTTCCCGAGCCATtccctgaccccaaatcccgggATTTCGGCCCCCCAGCCCACGGAGACGGAGCGCTGCATCGAGTCGCTGCTGGCCGTGTTCCAGCGCTACGCCGGGCGCGAGGGCGACGCCTGCACGCTCTCCAAGCGGGAATTCCGCGCCTTCATGGACACCGAGCTGGCCGCCTTCACCAAGGTGCGGGAACGGGGGCCTGGGGTGGGAGCCATGgggtgggatccatgggatcaatgggatccatgggattgatgggatccatgggatcaatgggatccatgggatgggatccatgggactgggatgggatccatgggatgggatccgtgggactgggatgggatccatgggacgGGATCcgtgggatcaatgggatccatgggattgggatgggatccatggaactgggatgggatccatggaactgggatgggatccatgggatgggatccatgggactgggatgggatccatgggattgggatccatgggactgggatgggatccatgggatgagatccatgggattgggatgggatccatgggatgggatccatgggattgggatgggatccatgagactgggatgggatccatgggatgggagaggatcaatgggatccatggaatagggtggggatgggatcaatgggatccatgggatcaatgggatccatgggatccatgggattgggatgggatgggattgatggCGTGAGATCCATGGGATGTGATCCATGGGATTGGTatggggatgggatccatgggattgatgggatgggatccatgggatcaatgggatgagattgatgggatgggatcgATGGAATGGGGTGGGGATAGGATCAATGGGTTCCATGGAATGTGAGGAtcaatgggatccatggaacAGGGTGAggatgggatctgtgggatccatggaatgatatggggataggatcaatgggatccatgaaatggggatgggattgatgggatgggtttgatgggatgggatccatggcacTGAGATGGAATCCATGGGATCAGTGTGATCCATTGGATCCATGGGATGTGAtccatgggattgggatgggatccatgggattgatgggatgggatccatgggatcaatgggatggaattgatgggatgggatcaatgggatccaTGAAATGGGGTGGGAATAGGatcaatgggatccatgggatgggatgggatgggatgggatcgaTGGGATGGCtttgatgggatgggatccatggcaTTGAGATGGAATCCATGGGATCAATGTGATCCATGGGATccgtggggtgggatgggatccatgggatgggatccatgggatggggatgggatcaatgggatcaatgggattgggatgggatcaatgagatgggatccatgggaacAATGGGatcgatgggatgggatgggatcgatgggatggggatgggatcgatgggatcaatgggattgggatgggatcaatgagatgggatccatgggaacaatgggatggatgggatgatccagggggtcccagccccggggctgtgccaggatggAATCTGGAGCAGGAGGGGACTGTAGGAACATCCCTGAACGTGACAATTCAAGGattctccatcccaaaccactccagcattccctgagctgccctcccTTCCTGAGCAGGGAATTCCCCCCCTCATTCCAGGCACCAATTCCcgttttttattttcccctttcccagaaCCAGAAGGACCCGGGCGTGGTGGACAGGATGATGAAGAAGCTGGACATGAACAGCGATGGGCAGCTGGACTTCCAGGAGTTCCTGAACCTCATCGGGGGCATCGCCGTGGCCTGCCACGACTCCCTGGTGCTCAAGGCCCCCAAACCCTGAATCCGGAGGCTCCGGCTCCCCCCAGAATTCCCCAGGGAATGCTGGAAATGATGGAATGCTCgcattcccttttttttcaccCCCTGCTTTTTTATGGATAAATAAAAGGTTGAAGACCCCGATTCCGGGATCTGTGAAGGGAGGGGGGAAGAATCCCAAAATTATCCTCACCTGCTCTGGATTCCAGGGATTCCCTGCAGGGATGAGGATCTgaccctccctgagcccctTCTGATGCTTCCCAAccctttttccatggaaaaattatcccagatttccaggcctggcacagctcgaggccgttccctcttgtcctgcccctgttccctgggatcagatcccaaatcccccctggcATCagatcccaaatttcccctggGATCAGATCCCAAATTTTCCTGGGATCAGATCCCAATTCCTCCCTGGAATCAGATCCAAATCCCCCCTGgtagatcccaaatccccccctggatcccccttttctctgggatcagatcccaaattccctctgggctcagatcccaaattccccctggatcccccttttctccaggctgagctccctcaggattctccattcccttttccatccccattccctgggcactcccagcccctcaTTCCACACCCTGGACATTCCCAACAGGACAATCCCTGGAATTGCATCCCTGGAATTGCATCCCTGGATCCTCCCCCGTTGTTATTCCCATCCCTCTCCCCCTTCAAGGATCGGAATCcacccaaaatttgggaatcCCGGAGCCTTTTCCATGCCCTGGGGCCAAAACTGCACCTGGAAAAGCAGGACGGGCCCTCAGGGTTAATTGGGGCGTTAATTACACCCTGCTAATTAACATACCCGAATCATCCCAGGAGAGCCTATCCCATCCTctggaacattcccagctctccaagCAGAGGTGGGAAAAGGGATtaaattccctttttatttttttttttttttggcgtGTCCTGAGCTGCAAACCAGGAAAATCCAGGTGATTAACGAACTTTATTAACAATGGGAGCTCATTAAGTTGCCATGGCGACAACAGGAGGAGTCAACAAACACGGGGCCACTTCCAGAGGGAGCGGGATTTCCCTGGATTCGGGATTTACAGAGCAAATTCCAGGTTTTCTGAGCAGTTTTTTAGGGTTTTAAGGGGAGCAGAGGTGGTTGTGTCACAACCTGGATTTGGGAAAAaccccccctttccccctctggaaaaaatttgggataaaagcaCAGGAAAACCACTCTGGGAACGAGGAAAAAACAGAATTCCTGctaaatgtgggggaaaaaaatcccaatctgGCATTGCAGAGTGGGGAAAAACCGGGAAGGGAGGATGGGAATGGTCAGGGGGAGGGAGTGGAGGGAAAGCCGGGATGGAGGAGCGGGAATTTCCTAAACCAGGAGAATTCCTAGCGGAACTGGAGCGGGCTGATGCGCAGCCCCAGCACGTCCTTCCCGATCTCCGTCACCTGCAGGGACAAAGAGAGGATTTAGGGGTGAAAATTCGGGATTTAGGGGTGAAAATTCGGGATTTAgaggtgaaaatttgggatttaggGGTGAAAGTTTGGGATTTAGAGGTGAAAGTTTGGGATTTAGGGGTGAAAATTCGGGATTTAGGGGCTGGGTTTGTGGCTGTCACTCCTGGGCCTCTACTAGGAGCAGTGGGAAGGGTTTGGGAGAGTCCTGAGATCCCTTGGTGGGATTTGGGTGGGAATTTGAGGGATTTGTGTGGAAATTTGAGGGATTTTAGGGGATATTTAAGATATTTCCATGGATGGATGAGATtccccctcagcctcctccagaCCAACCAGGCCCAACTCCCACAGGCCTCCCCTTGTGGGAAAAACACTTCAGAGCCCAAATCCCCTCTCAGATGAGagattttttgggtattttggaGATATTTCCATGGATATTTAAGATATTTCCATGGATATTTAAGATATTTCCATGGATATTTGTGATATTTCCACAGATGGATGAAATtccccctcagcctcctccagaCCAACCAGGCCCAACTCCCACAGGCCTCCCCTTGTGGGAAAAACACTCCAGAGTACAAATTCCCCTCAGAGGagagatttttggggatatttgagATATTTCCatgaatatttgaaatatttccagAGATGAGTAAGATtccccctcagcctcctccagaCCAACCAGGCCCAACACCCCACAGGCCTTCCTTGTGGAAAAAACACTTCAGAGCCCAAATTCCCTCTCAGATGAGAGATTTTTTGCTATTTTGGAGATATTTCCATAAATATTTGAGATATTTCCAGAAATACTTGAGATGTTTCCACATAAGGAGAAGTTtccccctcagcctcctgcagACCAACCAGGCCCAACTCCCACAGGCCTCCCTTGTGGGAAAAAGGCTCCATAGCCTAAATCCCCTCTCAGAGgagagatttttgggaatatttaggcTATTTCCACAAATATATGAGATATTTCCACGAATACTGTAGATATTTCCATGGATTAATAAGTTATCCCCTCAGCTTCCTCCAGACCAACCAGGCCTAATTTCCACAGGCCTCCCTTGTGGGAAAAAGGCTCCATAGCCTAAATCCCCTCTCAGAGgagagatttttgggaatatttaagCTATTTCCACAAATATTTTAGATATTTCCACAGATATTGTAGATATTTCCACGTATTAATAAGTTTCCCCCTCAGCTTCCTCCAGACCAACCAGGCCCAACTCCCACAGGCCTCCCTTGTGGGAAAAAGGCTCCATAGCCTAAATCCCCTCTCAGAGGAGAggtttttgggaatatttaagCTATTTCCACAAATATTTTAGATATTTCCATGAATATTGTAGATATTTCCATGGATTAATAAATTTCCCCCTCAGCTTCCTCCAGACCAACCAGGCCTAACTCCCACAGGCTTCCCTTGTGGGAAAAAGGCTCCATAGCCTAAATCCCCTCTCAGAGgagagatttttgggaatatttaagCTATTTCCACAAATATATGAGATATTTCCACGAATATTGTAGATATTTCCATGGATTAATAAGTTTCCCCCTCAGCTTCCTCCAGACCAACCAGGCCCAACTCCCACAGGCCTCCCTTGTGGgacagaccccaaaccccctccggAACCACAAAATGTCCGTCCCCCATGAGGGCAGTGCTGACCCCTCAAACCACCTCCAAACCCTGAATTTTCCcagcccacagctcagcaggatGTCCCCGTCCCCTCACCGTGGTGACGCGGCAGATCTGTCCCCGGAACTCGGGGCTGTAGCAGGCCCCGCTGAGGGGACACTTCTCCACGGCCTTGCCGCGGTAGATGGGGCGGTAGGAGGCGGCGCAGATGTCGAAGGGGTTGTGCTGGTCGTAGTTGAGCTGGTGGCTGTCGATGGGGTTCTTCTCGCACGCCGCCAGGATCTTCCGCGTCTGGGAACGGCGGCGCCGTGAGCACGAGGacggggacaccccaaaatgggTCACAATGGGAgtttggggatggggacaccacaAAATGGGTCACAATGGGAGTTTGGGGACGGGGACACCACAAAATGGCTTCCAGTGGGAGTTTGGACACAGGGATACCCCAAAAATGGTTTCACAGGAAGGGTTCCACACCTGAGGGCCTCAGCTCAGGTttggggacaaggacacctCAAAAACGGCGTCACAggcagggtttggggacagggatacCCCAAAAATGGTTTCCACAGGAAGGGTTCCACACCTGAGGGCCTCagctggggtttggggacaagGGCCCCCCACAAATGGTGTCAcagtgggggtttggggacagggatacCTCAAAAATGGTTCCACAGGAAGGGTTACACACCTGAGGGCCTCAGCTCAGGTttggggacaaggacacctCAAAAACGGCGTCACAggcagggtttggggacagggatacCCCAAAAATGGTTTCACAGGAAGGGTTCCACACTTGAGAGCGTCAGCTCGGGTttggggacaaggacacctCAAAAACGGCGTCATAGcgagggtttggggacagggatacCCCAAAAATGGTTTCACAGGAAGGGTTACACACCTGAGGGCCTCAGCTCGGGTttggggacaaggacacctCAAAAACGGCGTCATAGcgagggtttggggacagggatacCCCAAAAATGGTTTCACAGGAAGGGTTCCACACCTGAGGGCCTCAGCTCGGGTTTGGGGACAAGGGCCCCCCACAAATGGTGTCAcagtgggggtttggggacagggatacCCCAAAAATGGTTCCACAGGAAGGGTTACACACCTGAGGGCCTCagctggggtttggggacaagGGCCCCCCACAAATGGTGTCACAggcagggtttggggacagggatacCCCAAAAATGGTTCCACAGGAAGGGTTACACACCTGAGGGCCTCAGCTGGGGTTTGTGGACAAGGACACTCCAAAAATGGCGTCATAGcgagggtttggggacagggatacCCCAAAAATGGTTCCACAGGAAGGGTTCCACACCTGAGGGCCTCagctggggtttggggacaagGACACCCCACAAATGGTGTCAcagtgggggtttggggacagggatacCCCAAAAATGGTTCCACAGGAAGGGTTCCACACCTGAGGGCCTCagctggggtttggggacaagGACACCCCACAAATGGTGTCAcagtgggggtttggggacagggatacCCCAAAAATGGTTTCACAGGAAGGGTTCCACACCTGAGGGCCTCAGCTCGGGTTTGGGGacaaggacaccccaaaaacagtgTCAcaaggggggtttggggataaGAACAACCCAAAAATGGTGTTTCCCAACTTGAGGGCCTCATCTGAGGACCTCACCTTGAGTTTGGGGACAGGACCATTGGGGACAGGGCCATTTGGGGTCTCACCCactgggtttggggacagggcCATTGGGGACAGGGCctttggggtctcacctgctgggtttggggacagggcCATTGGGGACAGGGCCTTTGGGGACAATGCctttggggtctcacctgctGGGCCACCTCGGGCTTGGGGCCGAGCTCGAGCAGGCGCCGGGCGAAGGTGGCGGCGCTTTTGAAGTTCTTGAGCTTGAAGAAGAGGTTGAGGGCGGTGCGGAGCACCAGGATCATGTGCACGGGCTGCAGGTTGGAGTGCGTGAAGTAGGCGGCCATCTGCCAGGGAAAGCAAGGGTTAAAATCcttgggaataatgggaattaTGACAAGGAATCCCTCTTTTCCCTGTTGTGTTTGTGTTGAAGGCAGAATTCCAAATTTCCAGTGAGGTTTTTACCACCTCAGGAATCTCACATTTCCCCTCCGGAATTCCATGTTTTTCCCCTGAGAAATTCCCATATTTTCCCTTCATGAATTCAGtgttttcccctcagaaattcCCATATTTCCCCCTCataaattctgtgttttctCCTTGGTAATTCCCTCATTTCCTCTCTCAGGAATTCCACATTTCCCTCCTCAGGAATTCCGTtgttttcccctcagaaattcCCATATTTTCCCCTCATGAATTCTGTATTTCCCCCTCAGTAATTCCCTCATTTCCTCCCTCAGGaatcccacatttccccttcATGAATTCTGTGTTTTCCCCTCAGTAATTCCCTCATTTCCTCCCTCAGGaatcccacatttccccttcATGAATTCTGTGTTTTCCTCTCAGTAACTCCTTCATTTCCTCCCTCAGGAATTCCTTGTTCTCCCTCTCAGAAATTTCCTCATTTCCACCTCAGGAACTCCCACATTTTCCCCCTCAggaattcccacatttccccctcactaattcccacatttcctccctcaggaattctgtGTTTTCCCCCTCAGAAATCCCACATTTTCTCCTCAGGAATCCCCTCATTTCCCCTCAGTAATTCCATGttttcccctcaggaattccttctttttcccctcaggcCTCCCTCACCTCACAGATTctcttctgctgctccagcgTCTCCTTGGGCAGTTTCTTCCTCTCGATCTCCATGGACAACCCCACGATGTATTCCCGGCAAATGGCGACCAGCTGCTGCGCCTTTGGGACAAAAGTGGGGATcaaacccttccctggggacaccccgggATCAGGATGGGGAgttccacatttcccccctcaGGAATCCCATGTTTCTCCCTCAGGAACTCCATAATTTCACCCTCAGGAATTCTCACATTTCCTCCCTCAAGAATTCCATGTTTTTCAAGGCaggattcccacatttcccctcagaaattcccactttttcccctcagaagtTCCTACATTTTGCCCTCATGAATTTCAAGTCTTCCCCCTCAGAAATCCCACACTTACCCCCTCAGGAATTTCCACATTTGCCCCCCTCACGA is a genomic window of Zonotrichia albicollis isolate bZonAlb1 chromosome 30, bZonAlb1.hap1, whole genome shotgun sequence containing:
- the S100A11 gene encoding protein S100-A11, with product MPTETERCIESLLAVFQRYAGREGDACTLSKREFRAFMDTELAAFTKNQKDPGVVDRMMKKLDMNSDGQLDFQEFLNLIGGIAVACHDSLVLKAPKP